In Oenanthe melanoleuca isolate GR-GAL-2019-014 chromosome 9, OMel1.0, whole genome shotgun sequence, the following are encoded in one genomic region:
- the EIF2B5 gene encoding translation initiation factor eIF-2B subunit epsilon, with the protein MAARGTARRGAGGGSARGPDPQEEPPPPLQAVLVADSFNRRFFPISKDRPRALLPMANVAMIDYTLEFLTATGVEETFVFCCWKSAEIKEHLQKSKWCRHTSPNTVRFVTSDLYRSLGDVLRDVDAKSLVRSDFILVTGDVVSNFNISKALEEHKLRRKMEKNVSVMTMIFKKSSPGHHARCKEDDIVIAMDSATNRVLHYQRTQGLKRFRFPMSLFQNSIENVEVRHDLLDCHISICSPQVAELFTDNFDYQTRDDFVRGLLVNEEVLGNQIHMHVTTEEYGAHICNLLMYEAVCSDIIRRWVYPLTPEMNFTDDKNQSYTHSKHNIYRGVDVSLGHGSVLEENVLIGQGTVIGSNCFITNSIIGQNCRIGDKVTLDGAVLWDRVHVADNVEIHHSVICDGAEVKEKVKLKPRCVLSSQVVVGPGITLSEGTVISLHPPDEEEEDDDQFSDDSGVNKESKVKLKGYNKKDVGSEGRGYLWKADDKNEEDEEEQRQSLWGPAMHSEEESESDSDLSMGSEEPDSRAASPQLDDIKVFQNEVLGTLQRGEEENISCDNLVLEINSLKYAYNIGLKEMMQVLSKVILEFPLQQLDANLDSQNYFSALLPLLKNWTPLFKNYIKRASDHLNALCAIEEFFLEHDSLCTSIAKVLMTFYQLEILDEDVILNWFSLRDTSDKGKQLRKNQRLQKFIQWLEEAEEESSDGDQD; encoded by the exons ATGGCGGCCCGCGGTACcgcgcggcgcggggcgggcggggggtCCGCCCGCGGCCCCGACCCGCaggaggagccgccgccgccgctccagGCCGTGCTGGTTGCCGACAGCTTCAACCGCCGCTTTTTCCCGATCTCCAAGGACCGGCCGCGG gctCTTTTACCTATGGCAAATGTGGCCATGATTGACTATACCTTGGAGTTCCTAACAGCGACTGGAGTGGAAGAAAcctttgttttctgctgctggaagtcAGCTGAGATAAAAGAGCATTTGCA aaaatcCAAGTGGTGCCGGCACACGTCTCCCAACACGGTGCGCTTTGTCACCTCGGACCTGTACCGCTCCCTTGGTGACGTGCTGCGAGACGTGGATGCCAAGTCCCTTGTTCGTTCCGACTTCATCCTTGTCACTGGTGATGTGGTGTCCAACTTCAACATATCCAAAGCCCTGGAAGAGCACAA GTTGCGCCGTAAGATGGAAAAGAATGTGTCTGTGATGACGATGATATTCAAGAAGTCCTCACCTGGCCACCACGCCAGGTGCAAGGAAGATGACATTGTTATTGCTATGGACAGTGCCACAAACCGTGTCCTTCACTACCAGAGAACGCAGGGGCTGAAACGATTCCGCTTTCCGATG agTCTGTTCCAGAACTCTATTGAGAATGTTGAGGTGCGCCATGACTTGCTGGATTGTCATATCAGCATCTGCTCTCCACAG GTGGCTGAACTGTTCACAGACAATTTTGACTACCAGACACGAGATGACTTTGTGCGTGGTCTGTTGGTGAATGAGGAG GTCCTGGGGAACCAGATCCATATGCATGTAACAACAGAAGAGTATGGTGCTCATATATGCAATCTGCTGATGTACGAGGCTGTGTGCTCTGACATCATCCGGCGCTGGGTTTATCCTCTCACTCCAGAGATGAACTTCACTGATGACAAGAACCAGAGTTACACCCACTCTAAACACAACATTTACCGAGGGGTGGATGTGAGCCTTGGCCACGGCAGCGTGCTGGAAGAGAACGTGCTCATCGGGCAGGGAACGGTCATTGGCAGCAACTGCTTCATCACCAACAGCATTATTGGGCAGAACTGTAGGATAG GTGATAAAGTCACACTGGATGGAGCTGTTCTGTGGGACCGAGTGCACGTAGCAGATAATGTGGAGATTCACCATTCTGTTATCTGCGATGGGGCTGAAGTGAAGGAGAAAGTAAAGCTAAAGCCCCGCTGTGTCCTCTCTTCTCAG GTAGTAGTAGGTCCTGGCATCACTCTCTCTGAGGGCACAGTGATCTCTCTGCACCCCCCagatgaggaagaagaggacGATGACCAGTTCAGTGATGATTCTGGTGTGAACAAGGAGAGCAAAGTGAAACTGAAAG GTTACAATAAAAAGGATGTAGGCTCAGAGGGCAGAGGCTATCTCTGGAAAGCAGATGACAAGAAtgaagaggatgaagaagagCAGAGACAAAGCCTGTGGG GCCCAGCTATGCACTCAGAAGAAGAGAGTGAGTCTGACAGTGACCTGAGCATGGGCTCTGAGGAGCCAGACAGTCGGGCAGCTTCCCCTCAGCTGGATGACATCAAAG TTTTCCAGAATGAGGTTCTGGGTACATTACAAAGGGgtgaagaagaaaacatttcctgtGACAACCTGGTCCTGGAAATCAACTCCCTGAA GTATGCATATAACATTGGTCTGAAGGAAATGATGCAGGTGCTCAGTAAAGTGATCCTGGagttcccactgcagcagctggatgcaAACCTGGACTCCCAGAACTATTTCTCAGCGTTACTTCCT ctgttGAAGAACTGGACCCCGTTGTTTAAGAACTACATAAAACGAGCATCAGATCACTTGAATGCCTTATGTGCCATTGAGGAATTCTTCTTGGAACATGACAGTCTCTGCACATCAATAGCTAAA GTGTTGATGACATTTTACCAGCTGGAAATTCTGGATGAAGATGTAATTCTCAATTGGTTTTCTTTGCGGGACACGTCTGACAAAGGAAAGCAGCTTCGTAAAAACCAACGG ctccagaagTTTATCCAGTggctggaggaggcagaggaagagtCGTCTGACGGCGACCAAGACTGA